ataagatgcacagacccccgctcccatcatctcctgaccagaggacaataagatgcacagacccccgctcccatcatctcctgcccagaggacaataagatgcacagacccccgctcccatcatctcctgaccagaggacaataagatgcacagacccccgctcccatcatctcctgaccagaggacaataagatgcacagaccccggctcccatcatctcctgaccagaggacaataagatgcacagacacccgctcccatcatctcctgaccagagaacaataagatgcacagacccccgctcccatcatctcctgaccagaggacaataagatgcacagacccccgctcccatcatctcctgaccagaggacaataagctgcacagacccccgctcccatcatctcctgaccagaggacaataagatgcacagacccccgctcccatcatctcctgaccagaggacaataagatgcacagacccccgctcccatcatctcctgaccagaggacaataagatgcacagacacccgctcccatcatctcctgaccagaggacaataagatgcacagtccccggctcccatcatctcctgaccagaggacaataagatgcacagacccccgctcccatcatctcctgaccagaggacaataagatgcacagacccccgctcccatcatctcctgaccagagaacaataagatgcacagacacccgctcccatcatctcctgaccagagaacaataagatgcacagaccccggctcccatcatctcctgaccagaggacaataagatgcacagaccccggctcccatcatctcctgaccagagaacaataagatgcacagaccccggctcccatcatctcctgaccagaggacaataagatgcacagaccccggctcccatcatctcctgaccagaggacaataagatgcacagacacccgctcccatgcacctccaacatggctccctctgctcagtgactgccgcttgctgttggggttggttgctcctagcaacatcatcatggcgcctctgcagaagtgactttttaacacttgggcacttggcaaaagcacatccaattacacaacagtccattctcatacatctccagcctggctctggctggttggctttagggacggcaccctcacgctttATATCTGGGGAATCAGACCAGGATGcacctgggaccttggtacagcaacctctgggcttggacccctgtgctttctggttagccgccccctgcagtgcagtgtgggtatttggacaccagctctgtgtagcagtacatgcactgTGTACAGACGCTTTCTGGTTGGGCACCTCCTGCAGTGCAGTGTGGGTATTTGGACACCAGCTCTGTGTAGCAGCACATGCACTGTGTACAGACGCTTTCTGGTTGGGCACCTCCTGCAGTGCAGTGTGGGTATTTGGACACCAGCTCTGTGTAGCAGCACATGCACTGTGTACAGACGCTTTCTGGTTGGGCACCTCCTGCAGTGCAGTGTGGGTATTTGGACACCAGCTCTGTGTAGCAGCACATGCACTGTGTACAGACGCTcgcttatccaatgtcctttgcagttgggcctcaacagcctcccgctctgcttcaaactgcgcagAGTTATCACCCATCTGTTTGGCCTTGTCCtcacggcgctgtatgtcccatatacgtctgacatcgtcctctgctagacccatggccactatattctttatgcagcagaaacaccagctccaaacataagcaatactggccttatccagacaacagtctctgtatgtctctctccatagcagcacagtctctgtatgtctctctccacagcagcacagtctctgtatgtctctctccacagcagcacagcctctgtatgtctctctccacagcagcacagcctctgtatgtctctctccacagcagcacagtctctgtatgtctctctccacagcagcacagcCTCTGTATGTCTCTTTCCACAGGGACACaggctctgtatgtctctctccacagcagcacagtctctgtatgtctctctccacagcgacacagtctctgtatgtctctctctacagcgacacagtctctgtatgtctctctccacagagacACAACCTCTTATAAGGCTTCTGGCCCTTAAAATtcagccacaaacttcatgtgccattttcttgcccgcagcatcctccaccatatgtgacaatctgggggttactcacttgctgggatcgccatctcctgggcctgagacggtcgGCACATCACAAATTGTAGTCCAGTCAGAGCTGTACGCtgtatactgacctcagtcagctttatttatccgttcaaataacacaagacataggcaacactgccaataaaataaaacctgggccgtctagccactgactaacacattacagcttccctagctgacttcctgagcctaatgctcaatatcaccagctccactggtctcacccagacttgtctgcagctcccacaggcctagcgctgcctgttctcccaccctgggggccatcacctgggagccctcacctgggagccctcacctgggagccctcacctgggagccctcacctgggagccatcacctgggggcCATCACCTGGGGGCCATCACCTGGgggccatcacctgggagccatcacctgagGGCCATCACCTGGGGGCCATCACCTGGGGGCcctcacctgggagccctcacctgggcgccctcacctgggagccctcacctgggagccctcacctgggggccATCACCTGGGGGCCCTCACCTGGGGGCCCTCACCTGGGGGCCCTCACCTGGGGGCcctcacctgggagccctcacctgggggccctcacctgggagccctcacctgggagccctcacctgggagccctcacctgggagccctcacctgggagccatcacctgggagccatcacctgggaagctctggagtccctaatagatccaccaggtggtttcagagcctcattagctcttggactggagtgcAGTATCTGgaacaggagctccacctgatcTCCAATTATCACTCCAGAGGCCCAGAACTGCCtcctacagccccaccatgccacaatatatatatgagTAGGGGGTGTCTGAAGTAGTATATATGAGTGGGGGGGTCTCTAAGGTAATATATATATGAGTGGGGGGGTCTCTAAGGTAATATATATGAGGAGGGGGTCTCTGAGATGATATATATGAGTGAAGGGTCTCtgaggtaatatatatatatatatatatatatatatatatatatatatatatatatatatatatatgagtgggGGTGTCTGAGGTAATATATATGAGTGGGGGGTGTCTGAGGTAATATATATGAGTGGGGGGTGTCTGAGGTAATATATATGAGGGGGGGTCTCTGAGGTAATATATATGAGTGGGGGTGTCTGAGGTAAtatatatgagtgtgtgtgtggggggggtctgaggTAATACAGGAGTACAGGTATGTGTATGTCTGAGGGAATGTGGATAAGCTGGGGACTCTACTATGATGTCTCTAGTCTGTATGTTTATCAtccaccatcttgtcttctttTCCTCAGATTTGCGGATCCCTTTGATGTGGAAAGACAGTGAATATTTTAAGAATAAAGGTGGTGAGTAGTAGCTGTGGGTGTTGGTCCTGGGTGACTGTAGTCTTTATGGGTGTTGGTCCTGGGTGACTGTAGTCTTTATGGGTGGTGGTCCCGGGTGACTGTAGTCTTTATGGGTGGTGGTCCTGGGTGACTGTAGTCTTTATGGGTGGTGGTCCTGGGTGACGGTAGTCTTTATGGGTGATGGTCCTGGGTGACTGTAGTCTTTATGGATGGTGGTCCTGGGTGACGGTAGTCTTTATGGGTGGTGGTCCTGGGTGACTGTAGTCTTTATGGGTGGTGGTCCTGGGTGACGGTAGTCTTTATGGGTGGTGGTCCTGGGTGACTGTAGTCTTTATGGGTGGTGGTCCTGGGTGACTGTAGTCTTTATGGGTGGTGGTCCTGGGTGACTGTAGTCTTTATGGGTGGTGGTCCTGGGTGACTGTAGTCTTTATGGGTGATGGTCCTGGGTGATTGTAGTCTTTATGGGTGTTGGTCCCGGGTGACTGTAGTCTTTATGGGTGATGGTCCCGGGTGACTGTAGTCTTTATGGGTGGTGGTTCTTGGTGACGGTAGTCTTCATTGGTGGTGGTTCTTGGTAACGGTAGTCTTCATGGATTGTGGTCCCGGGTGACTGTAGTCTTTAAGGGTGGTGGTCCTGGGTGACTGTAGTCTTTATGGGTGGTGGTCCTGGGTGACTGTAGTCTTTATGGGTGGTGGTTCTTGTTGACGGTATTCTTCATGGATTGTGGTCCTGGGTGATGATAGTCTTCATGGATTGTGGTCATGGGTGACTGTAGTCTTTATGGATGGTGGTCCTGGGTGACTGTAGTCTTTATGGGTGGTGGTCCTGGGTGACTGTAGTCTTTATGGGTGGTGGTTCTTGGTGACAGTAGTCTTCATGGATTGTGGTCCTGGGTGACTGTAGTCTTTATGGGTGATGGTCCTGGGTGATTGTAGTCTTTATGGGTGTTGGTCCTGGGTGACTGTAGTCTTTATGGGTGATGGTCCCGGGTGACTGTAGTCTTTATGGGTGGTGGTTCTTGGTGACGGTAGTCTTCATTGGTGGTGGTTCTTGGTGACGGTAGTGTTCATGGATTGTGGTCCCGAGTGACTGTAGTCTTTATGGGTGGTGGTCCTGGGTGACTGTAGTCTTTATGGGTGGTGGTTCTTGGTGACAGTAGTCTTCATGGATTGTGGTCCTGGGTGACGGTAGTCTTCATGGATTGTGGTCCTGGATGACTGTAGGCCCTGTGGATGGATGTCCCCATtgactgtatgtagtgtgtggtcTCTATAGGgggtgttccctgctcactgtagtgttCATGGTGGATGGTCCTGGGTGACTGTAGTCTCAGTGGGTGATCATCCCAAGTGACTATAGTTCTAATGGATGATGGTCCCTGGGGTGATGTGTGGGAGAGATGGACTCCACCATCTTTTCATCCAGAAAAGTTCTGTctagttatatatagggggtggGGCTGCACGCAAAATAACACTAATCTATTACACTGCATAGTTTATAGTGTATCTGCACAAACCCACACTCACTACATGGTCAGTACATGGACACAAGATACACACTCGAGATCTCCAAGTCTCCACGATACATCACATAGACAAGATCATCTGATCATGTGACTCTTGCTCGTTTCCACCCTTGTATTGCAGAGCTTCACCGCTGTGCAGTGTTCTGCGCTCTGCAGATTCGGGGAGAGGTTTACGACACTGAGATGGTCTTTGTAGATCGAACCTCCACCGACATCTGCTTTGAGAATGCTATAGTCTTGTGAGTATTGCTGTGTATGATGACGTGGGGGGCTCGTCCTCTCCTTCACCGGTCATTGTCCACCAACCTGTTATGTCCTCTCCAGCTCCGACGTAGACCCAGGGTTCGAGCTCAGTCTGCAGCTCTACAGTTGTGCCATGGATGAAGACTTCTCACTCTCTGGAACACCGCGGAGATTATCCACCAGACTCAGCAGTTCACTGGGGAGGTCTTCTGGGCGCAGATTACGAGCTGCCATTGATGGGGCCTGTAATAACGGAGTAGGAAGCCCCATCTTGCTGCCACCTCCCAGCTTCCCGTGAGTACTGCCGGGTGCGGGGTTTGCTGTGTGCCCCGGCCCTGCCTCCTGGAGTTATTATATGTAACATTATAAGTATATTATTCTCCTCTGTCCAGTCACAATAACCATGTTATATTGCATGTTCTATATTCTTTCAGGGGGCCTAAATTTCAGTTGTTAGCCCATACCAAGCTGACCCTAGCACATGTGCAGGATGGCTTCAGGACTCACGACCTCACTATCAGCAGCTCTGgtaagaaaatgaataaaaaggccccccccctttcctctctaGAGGTCCCGCAATGGGGTCTGCCCATAGGCCACTTGTTTTAGCTGTATAGCTTTCATATTGTGAAGTAAGGACAGGTTAATTTCTCCAAGACTCTGCCTGTCTGGCCTGATAGCTGTCGGCCCACCGCCCATTTGGCTGACAGCCATCCCTCCAGATACCCAAAAGGCTAATCTTCCAAAGAACAAAAGAATTGGCAAAAGATATTCGACGCGGCCAATtctcctttatttactgttaggGAGGGTCAGGAGGCCATCATATACCTACACAGAGTTAGCGGGTATGGCCAGCTGAATCCTGGTAGTGATTTACGTTTCGGGGTATGGGGTGCTAAAAAGTTGACAATTTCAAAGTGAATatgtggggattttttttttttctaaattggaGAACCTTGAGAATTGTCCCTACTAGGATGGATCATCAGCGATTTGTATAAGTAGTATCACTGCAAGGTGGGGGAATGGGAAACAGATGAGGCATATGGGAGACCCCATTGCGGGACCCTTTAGTAAGAAAAGGTCTGGAGGATCAGAAGAGTCTTCTTGCCGGAAATCTTGCAGCTCCACTTGATACTTAATATCCAGATACATCTATATAATTACTATCTTATGTCTGTAACAACGTTCTTGGTTTTGGTAGGAACATTCATCCCCTATTGAGACAAAACTCTGAGTATGGATATAGACCTCTATGTATACATATAGACCTGTATgcatggtgatatgtatagaCCTGTATGTATAGGGATAGGTGTAGACCTGtatgtatggtgatgtgtatagggatatgtatgcatggtgatatgtatagggatatgtatgtatgtatgatgatatGTAATGACCTGtatgtatggtgatgtgtatagggatatgtatgcatggtgatatgtatagggatatgtatgtatgtatgatgatatGTAATGACCTGtatgtatggtgatgtgtatagggatatgtatgcatggtgatatgtatagggatatgtatgtatgtatgatgatatGTATAAATGGGGGATATTTATAGGGATATGTATCTATGGGGATATGTATAgggatatgtatgtatggtaatatgtatAGGGAtataaatgtatggtgatataaatgtatggtgatatgtatgtatgtatggggatatatatagggatatatatgtatgatgatgATATGTACAgggatatgtatgtatggtgatatgtttagGAATATATGTATAgggatatgtatgtatggtaaTATGTAGTGTCATGGTTGAGTACAGCCTCTTGTCCTTACAGATGACAGCTCCTGTTGGCTGCCGTTATATGGAAGCGTGTGCTGCCGTCTCACCGCTCAGCCGGATTGTATGAACCAGGACATGATGTCGGGAGTTCTTCACATCCaggtactgtgctatataatagTGTGCTCCGTGGCTGGAGGACatgaggactgtatataacagggGACTATTGCAGGCCCGGGGGCAGAAGAGCTGGCAGCGGATGTTCTGTGTGTTACGTGGATGCCGCCTGCTCTGCTACAGAGGACAATGTCACCCGGGCTCCGAAACCGAACCCCAACTCACTGTGTTTGTTAATAAGGTAAGTATATCATTattgtgtgatgtgtgatggtatACAGGGGAATATCTGCATGTGTGATGGTGTATAGGGGATATCTGTATTATATGGAGGAAGTGTCTGGATTATACGTgttatattatatgggggggggtctggaTTACATTATATGTATAACCCTGTGGTATCTGTATAATGTGGGGTCACTGGGACGTATTCATGTATCCCGCACTCATCCCCAGGAGACCAGGATCCGGTGTTCAGATCGTGAGGGTCAGAGTCAGGTCCACACCTTGTCCATTACTAACCGCTACGGCTGTGAGGAGGTGACTCACACAGCCAAAGCCGAGACCCGAGATGACCTGCGCCGCTGGATGGAGGCCTTCTGGCAGCACTTCTATGACATGAGTATGTATGAATATCTTtccttctcatcctcctcccatctaccCCTTCACCCCTTGTCTGTGACCTGCACCTCCTTTCTGACTGCGATACAATGGCCGCCGTCATGTCCTCCTCATTGTGTCACCTGCACCTTCCCTCTGACTGCGATACAATGGCCGCCGTCATGTCCTCCGCATTGTGTCACTTGCACCTTCTCTCTGACTGCGATACAATGGCCGCCGTCATGTCTTCCTCATTGTGTTACCTGCACCTTCTCTCTGACTGCGATACAATGGCCGCCGTCATGTCCTCCTCATTGTGTCACCTGCACCTTCTCTGACTGCGATACAATGGCCGCCGTCATGTCCTCCTCATTGTGTCACCTGCACTCTCTCTGACTGCGATACAATGGCCGCCGTCATGTCCTCCTCATTGTGTCACCTGCACCTTCGTTCTGACTGCGATACAATGGCCGCCGTCATGTCCTCCTCATTGTGTCACCTGCACCTTCTCTCTGACTGCGATACAATGGCCGCCGTCATGTCTTCCGCATTGTGTCACCTGCACCTTCTCTCTGACTGCGATACAATGGCCGCCGTCATGTCCTCCTCATTGTGTCACCTGCACTCTCTCTGACTGCGATACAATGGCCGCCGTCATGTCCTCCTCATTGTGTCACCTGCACCTTCTCTCTGACTGCGATACAATGGCCGCCGTCATGTCCTCCTCATTGTGTCACCTGCACCTTCTCTCTGACTGCGATACAATGGCCGCCGTCATGTCCTCCTCATTGTGTCACCTGCACCTTCTCTCTGACTGCGATACAATGGCCGCCGTCATGTCCTCCTCATTGTGTCACCTGCACCTTCTCTCTGACTGCGATACAATGGCCGCCGTCATGTCCTCCGCATTGTGTCACCTGCACCTTCTCTCTGACTGCGATACAATGGCCGCCGTCATGTCCTCCTCATTGTGTCACCTGCACCTTCTCTCTGACTGCGATACAATGGCTGCCGTCATGTCCTCCTCATTGTGTCACCTGCACCTTCTCTCTGACTGCGATACAATGGCCGCCGTCATGTCTTCCTCATTGTGTCACCCGCACCTTCCCTCTGACTGCGATACAATGGCCGCCGTCATGTCCTCCGCATTGTCACCTGCACCTTCTCTCTGACTGCGATACAATGGCCGCCGTCATGTCTTCCTCATTGTGTTACCTGCAGGTCAGTGGAAGCAATGCTGTGATGACTTGATGAAAATAGAAACCCCCCCACCCAAGAGACCCACGGCCGCCCTCGCCAAGCAAGGCTCCCTCTATCATGAAATGGGTAAGTAACTCTAAGGGGGGCAGAATTAGGGTACAGGGCAAATGTGATATGACTTGGAGGTGAGCTTGGAGGGTAATGGTGGGGCTAATAGAAAGCGAATGCTCGGAGAAGATGGGTGACGGGACATCTGGATGAGAAAAGTTATCGTCATGCTGAGAATGGATGAAGGATGAAAGTGATGGGAGTCATGAGGAGGACGGTTGTCTTGATAAGAAGGTtaacggggaggaggaggaggaggagaaatttGGATAAGCgtgtgatgaggaggatgataggaACTTAGGTATTGGGTGGAGGGGATTGGTTTGTTGGagaaggatgatgaggatgataaaAATAATTGATAAAATGAGAAGGGGAACAGTGATAAGGAGGAGAATGGCAGAATCATAAGAGTGATGGGGAGGATAAGGAGGAGAGGAACAGCACAGTGAGAAGTAAGGAAGATGAGGAGCAGTATCGTCAGAAGTAAAAGATGAGGAGCAGTATGATgtgaagtaagggaaaggaagaggaggaggatgtgaagtaagggaaagggagaggaggagaagtaagggagatgagcaggaggaggatgagaagtaAGAGATGAGGAGCAGTATGATgtgaagtaagggaaaggaagaggaggaggatgagaagtaaggaagatgagcaggaggaggatgagaagtaagggagatgagcaggaggaggatgagaagtaAGGGAGATgaacaggaggaggatgagaagtaAGGGAGATaagcaggaggaggatgagaagtaAGAGAGGAGGAGCAGTATGATgtgaagtaagggaaaggaagaggaggagaatgagAAGTAAGGGAGATGAGGAGGATGTGAAGTAAGGgaaagggagaggaggagaagtaagggagatgagcaggaggaggatgagaagtaAGAGATGAGGAGCAGTATGATgtgaagtaagggaaaggaagaggaggaggatgagaagtaAGGGAGATGAGGAGGgtgagaagtaagggaaaggaagaggaggagaatgagAAGTAAGGGAGATGAGGAGGGTGAGAAGTAAggaaaaggaagaggaggaggatgagaagtaagggagatgatgaggaggaggatgagaagtaagaaagatgaggaggatgagaagtAAGAAAGATGAGGGGCAGTATCATGAGAAGAGATGAGGAGCAGTATGATGTGAAGTAACggaaaggaagaggaggagaatgagaagtaagggagatgaggaggaggaggaggatgagaagtaagggagatgaggaggaggaggatgagaagtaaggaagatgaggaggaggaggagaagtaagAGATGAGGAGCAGTATGATgtgaagtaagggaaaggaagaggaggaggatgagaagtaaggaagatgaggaggaggaggatgagaagtaaggaagatgaggaggaggaggaggaggagaagtaagAGATGAGGAGCAGTATGATGTGAAGTAAGGGAGAtgagtgggaggaggaggaggaggaggagaagtaagAGATGAGGAGCAGTATGATgtgaagtaagggaaaggaagaagaggaggaggatgagtagTAAGGGAGATGAGGAAGAGAAGGAAAAGAAGTAAGGGAGATAAGGACGATGAGAAGTAAGGGAGATAAGGAAGAGGATGAGAAGTAAAGAGATGAGGAGCAGTACAgtgaagtaagggaaaggaagaggAAGAGAATGAGAAGTAAGGGagacgaggaggaggagaagtaagggccctattacacaggacgattatcgttcgaaaaatcgttatatcgttcgtatttaaacaataatcgtgtgtaattgcaggcaacgattgaaaaatcgtttgtatgtctttgatcgttgatttagatttgaacctaaaattatcgttaatcattcgctaatcatttgctgtagttccacattcgttcgctcaagttctgggttttttcactaattgttcagtgtaattgcgcattgttcattgttttgctgggatcagatgggataaacgatcatagtaactaacgattatcgttctgtgtaatatggtgaacgatttcaggttaaggataaacaatcttgtttgcaataatttatcgttaatcgttaattgttaaaaatcgctccgtgtaataggaccctaagggagaTGAGTAGGATGAGGAGTAAGGGAGAGGAGGAGCAGTATGATGATGAGTAGTCTGGTAACTTAGGAGAATAATTGATGATGTAGTtgatgaagaggaggagcagTATGATGAGAAGTCAGGTGGGTAAGGAGCAGTACAGTGAGAAGGAGTTGAGGAGTAGGATAAGAAGTATGGGAGCTGAGGAGCAGTATGATGATGAGTAGTATGATAAGTTAGGAGAATAATGGGTGATGTAGTTGATGGGTTGTTGTCCCTTCTTCCTTATATAATAATGATTTACGCGCTCTCTTCTCTGGTGTGAATGATGATCACATGTTGTGTCCTCTATCACGACTACTAACCTTACACCTGTCTGTCTCTTACATTCATAATAacactctctttttctctctcctgtGTCTGCATGCATTGCATGGCGCCCCCTTCCTTCCTCTGCCCCCGCTCTTCTCCTTCTGCATGGTCCATGCCCTTCCTTCTGCTCAGCTCTGTCTGCTGCCCCCAGTCCTGAGgggctgctgctgcaggataATGCAGTGTCTGCTGAAATCCGATCACTGCTGTgcacctattacacagaaaggttTGTAAGATGCGGCCCCCTGTGCGTGTGGCCCCCTCACAGACATCATCAAAGGGGCCAATGCGCTGGGAAAACTATGGGTGTAGTGGGTCAGCTGATAGGAGAAGGCCCTAGATGTCTCATCCCGTTGTCGTAGTCAGATGGGCAGAGGAAACTTCACCCTTCATCTCACTGCTGTTCCCTTCCTGGTCCACCTTTTACCATTGATGATGAACTGTAGAGAAGTCAGATCTCCCAAGACTCCAGTTGTAGGGTCTTTAGTGATATCGATATCTAGTGGTCATACTGTCGTGTCCATCAGGGAAGTCTATAGGTTGTGTAGGTCTCGGGAACGTTACTGACATTGTCTTTCTGCTCCTACAGCTATTGAGGGCCTTGGCCCCATCCCCGACCTTCTATCCCAGAGAATGAAGGAGTTTGAGCTCCAGAGGGGTCTTGATCCACCACCATGGACGTCTTTCTTCCACAGCCCTCCCCCTGGGCATCCTTCTTGTTCTTCTTCCTCTGAATGTGACAGTCCTCCAGCCCAAACTTCCAAGCCCAGACCCCGAACACTTTCCTTAGATGCCAAACTAACATCACTGAAGAGCCGCGGCCTGAAGATTGCTGAGGGTCCATCTGGTCATGGATCATCTGAAAGTCCTCGACCAGAggcaagaaacagcagcagcagtggcagCAGCACCCCGGACTCTGAGAGAGGGCGTCCCACCCGCAAGAATATAAAAAGCCTGAAAACCAGACTGGACCCCAGGAACTGGCTCCAAAGCCAAGTGTGAGCTGTCCTCTAACAAGTCccacagcagcaggagacaaGGCCAGAGGCGGCCATGCCTGGTGACTGCATGGCGGCCAGAGTATGCTGCGGACTCGTTCTCTGGAGGTGCATTGGAGCTACCCCTCCTCCTTGGTTGAGGCCGGTATTTTATTGCTTGTGACATGTAATAAGCTTGATTGAGATTAACACGGGGTCCGTCCTTGGCGACTCTCAGCGACACTGCCCCCAATCACAGACAATGATAATG
Above is a window of Dendropsophus ebraccatus isolate aDenEbr1 chromosome 7, aDenEbr1.pat, whole genome shotgun sequence DNA encoding:
- the RTKN gene encoding rhotekin isoform X6, producing MFCRNHRSRVTVARCSALEMEIRRGRFRRSMLVDTPQDTDIQKRIDHEVRIREGAVKLLGACTQKEQALEAAKSLLVCNSRIMTYMSELQHRKEEQVLQHSARRPSDGGCVDDRLPCKGKLSISDLRIPLMWKDSEYFKNKGELHRCAVFCALQIRGEVYDTEMVFVDRTSTDICFENAIVFSDVDPGFELSLQLYSCAMDEDFSLSGTPRRLSTRLSSSLGRSSGRRLRAAIDGACNNGVGSPILLPPPSFPGPKFQLLAHTKLTLAHVQDGFRTHDLTISSSDDSSCWLPLYGSVCCRLTAQPDCMNQDMMSGVLHIQARGQKSWQRMFCVLRGCRLLCYRGQCHPGSETEPQLTVFVNKETRIRCSDREGQSQVHTLSITNRYGCEEVTHTAKAETRDDLRRWMEAFWQHFYDMSQWKQCCDDLMKIETPPPKRPTAALAKQGSLYHEMALSAAPSPEGLLLQDNAVSAEIRSLLCTYYTESY
- the RTKN gene encoding rhotekin isoform X2, translated to MFCRNHRSRVTVARCSALEMEIRRGRFRRSMLVDTPQDTDIQKRIDHEVRIREGAVKLLGACTQKEQALEAAKSLLVCNSRIMTYMSELQHRKEEQVLQHSARRPSDGGCVDDRLPCKGKLSISDLRIPLMWKDSEYFKNKGELHRCAVFCALQIRGEVYDTEMVFVDRTSTDICFENAIVFSDVDPGFELSLQLYSCAMDEDFSLSGTPRRLSTRLSSSLGRSSGRRLRAAIDGACNNGVGSPILLPPPSFPGPKFQLLAHTKLTLAHVQDGFRTHDLTISSSDDSSCWLPLYGSVCCRLTAQPDCMNQDMMSGVLHIQARGQKSWQRMFCVLRGCRLLCYRGQCHPGSETEPQLTVFVNKETRIRCSDREGQSQVHTLSITNRYGCEEVTHTAKAETRDDLRRWMEAFWQHFYDMSQWKQCCDDLMKIETPPPKRPTAALAKQGSLYHEMAIEGLGPIPDLLSQRMKEFELQRGLDPPPWTSFFHSPPPGHPSCSSSSECDSPPAQTSKPRPRTLSLDAKLTSLKSRGLKIAEGPSGHGSSESPRPEARNSSSSGSSTPDSERGRPTRKNIKSLKTRLDPRNWLQSQV
- the RTKN gene encoding rhotekin isoform X1; its protein translation is MVMAQDKGRPWEPPDLWSDMEEKLWILQDMNMLYIRQIALSLQDTDIQKRIDHEVRIREGAVKLLGACTQKEQALEAAKSLLVCNSRIMTYMSELQHRKEEQVLQHSARRPSDGGCVDDRLPCKGKLSISDLRIPLMWKDSEYFKNKGELHRCAVFCALQIRGEVYDTEMVFVDRTSTDICFENAIVFSDVDPGFELSLQLYSCAMDEDFSLSGTPRRLSTRLSSSLGRSSGRRLRAAIDGACNNGVGSPILLPPPSFPGPKFQLLAHTKLTLAHVQDGFRTHDLTISSSDDSSCWLPLYGSVCCRLTAQPDCMNQDMMSGVLHIQARGQKSWQRMFCVLRGCRLLCYRGQCHPGSETEPQLTVFVNKETRIRCSDREGQSQVHTLSITNRYGCEEVTHTAKAETRDDLRRWMEAFWQHFYDMSQWKQCCDDLMKIETPPPKRPTAALAKQGSLYHEMAIEGLGPIPDLLSQRMKEFELQRGLDPPPWTSFFHSPPPGHPSCSSSSECDSPPAQTSKPRPRTLSLDAKLTSLKSRGLKIAEGPSGHGSSESPRPEARNSSSSGSSTPDSERGRPTRKNIKSLKTRLDPRNWLQSQV
- the RTKN gene encoding rhotekin isoform X3 yields the protein MEREDHRTDTDIQKRIDHEVRIREGAVKLLGACTQKEQALEAAKSLLVCNSRIMTYMSELQHRKEEQVLQHSARRPSDGGCVDDRLPCKGKLSISDLRIPLMWKDSEYFKNKGELHRCAVFCALQIRGEVYDTEMVFVDRTSTDICFENAIVFSDVDPGFELSLQLYSCAMDEDFSLSGTPRRLSTRLSSSLGRSSGRRLRAAIDGACNNGVGSPILLPPPSFPGPKFQLLAHTKLTLAHVQDGFRTHDLTISSSDDSSCWLPLYGSVCCRLTAQPDCMNQDMMSGVLHIQARGQKSWQRMFCVLRGCRLLCYRGQCHPGSETEPQLTVFVNKETRIRCSDREGQSQVHTLSITNRYGCEEVTHTAKAETRDDLRRWMEAFWQHFYDMSQWKQCCDDLMKIETPPPKRPTAALAKQGSLYHEMAIEGLGPIPDLLSQRMKEFELQRGLDPPPWTSFFHSPPPGHPSCSSSSECDSPPAQTSKPRPRTLSLDAKLTSLKSRGLKIAEGPSGHGSSESPRPEARNSSSSGSSTPDSERGRPTRKNIKSLKTRLDPRNWLQSQV
- the RTKN gene encoding rhotekin isoform X4, whose translation is MTYMSELQHRKEEQVLQHSARRPSDGGCVDDRLPCKGKLSISDLRIPLMWKDSEYFKNKGELHRCAVFCALQIRGEVYDTEMVFVDRTSTDICFENAIVFSDVDPGFELSLQLYSCAMDEDFSLSGTPRRLSTRLSSSLGRSSGRRLRAAIDGACNNGVGSPILLPPPSFPGPKFQLLAHTKLTLAHVQDGFRTHDLTISSSDDSSCWLPLYGSVCCRLTAQPDCMNQDMMSGVLHIQARGQKSWQRMFCVLRGCRLLCYRGQCHPGSETEPQLTVFVNKETRIRCSDREGQSQVHTLSITNRYGCEEVTHTAKAETRDDLRRWMEAFWQHFYDMSQWKQCCDDLMKIETPPPKRPTAALAKQGSLYHEMAIEGLGPIPDLLSQRMKEFELQRGLDPPPWTSFFHSPPPGHPSCSSSSECDSPPAQTSKPRPRTLSLDAKLTSLKSRGLKIAEGPSGHGSSESPRPEARNSSSSGSSTPDSERGRPTRKNIKSLKTRLDPRNWLQSQV